The Helicobacter canis genomic sequence CTAGCGGATAAAAACTACTATGACGCGCTTTTTTCTACCTACAATCGCCCAAGCACGATTGCTAGGCGTATCAATGGCAGCTACTATGTGCTAGATTCTAGCAAGCCTAAATCCTCCGCGCTAGAATCCACCCCAAATCCCCTGCGCCACAAGATCATCTCCCAAGCGGATTTTATCCAGCTTGTGCGTTCTAGCACGCCTTGTGTGATCAAGCCCACAAGAGCTAGCGAAACCGGCTCTGGCAGCAATATCCGCCTGCTAGAATCCACCCTAGACAAAGATGAGCTAGAGTCCTTGCTGCGCCACTATCCAAGTGATTTCATCGTGCAGGACAAAATCGCCCAAGCTCCATTCCTATCCGCGCTAAATCCCACAAGTATCAACACGATCCGCATAGTAAGCCTGCTGTATGAAGGCAGCTTTTCTATCGTATCAGCGACCTTGCTTGTGGGCGAAGATGGGCTTACTTCTAATGGCGGGCATTTCCGCATAGGGATTGATATGGATTCTGGGCTATTGCGAGATTTTATCATTAGGGGCAAGGGCGAGCCTATCGCCGCGCTGCCAAATGCCAAAGATCTAAGCTACAAATCCACGCCAATCCCTAGCTTCAAGGAGCTGCTAGCGATGACGCGCGATATGCACTCGCTTTTGCCACATTTTGGGCTAATTGGCTGGGACTTCACCCTAGATAGCACAAATAAGCCATTGTTTATAGAAATCAACCCTGATGTGCCCGGATGCGAAATAATGGAGCAGCTCAATGAGCCGATGTTCAAAAACCACCAAGAAATCATCACTTCAGCAGCGACACATCACGCAAAATATTAAAGTCTCTTATGCAGCCAAATATTTTTATCCAAACACTAAAACCCTATATCCCAATAGCGCATAAAATATGGGAAATCCCAAATCACAAAGATATTTTAAAACTCGATTGGAACGAATCCACACTGCCGCCCTCGCCACAAGTTTTGCTAGCCCTACACAAAGCCCTAGAAAATGATCACTTGCATTGGTATCCCAACACCAAAAACGATACATTACTACAACTTCTAAGCACATATACAAAGCTTCCTAGCTCGTGTATAGAGACTTTTGCAAGCTCGGATTGTGCGCACGAATTTATCTTGCAAGTTTTTGCGATGGCTGGCGATCGCGTGTGCATTATCGCACCCACTTATGATAATTTCCGCTCAAGCGCGCAAGGCAGAGGGCTACAAAGCGTATTTTTCCACACAAATAGCGGCAATATTGAATGGGAGAAATTAGATACATTCCTAGAATCTAACGCGCCCCAAATGCTCTACATCTGCAACCCCAACAACCCAACCGGCACACTACACGATACAAATGCCCTTACAAAGCTCATACAAAAATATGCGGATATTATGTTTATTGTCGATGAAGCGTATTATGAGTTTTGCGGTATAAGCTTGGCACATATCGTGCCACACACGCCAAACCTCATCATCACAAGGACATTTTCCAAAGCCTTTGGGCTTGCTTCACTGCGGATAGGCTATGTCCTAAGCACCGCCCAAAATATAACCGCTCTAAATCGCTTAAGAAACGCCAAAAATATCCCGCATTTATCACAAATCGGCGCAATTGCGGCACTAGAAAACATCGCATATATGCAAGATTATGTCAAAGAAGTCAAGCAAGGCAGGCAGTATTTTTTACAAGTTTTGGGAGAAATGCGAGATCTTTATGTCTATACCACAGAGGCGAATTTTGTCTTTCTGCGTTATGACAAAGCTGAGAACCTATGTGAATTTTTAGAATCTAAGCATATATTTATCCGCAATTACGCGCATATTCTGCCAAGCCACTGCCGCATAAGTATTGGCACAAAAGCCCAAATGCAAAAAGTCGCCCACTATATGCAAGATTTTATTACTCAAAATTAGCGCGTGAGAGAAAAGGCGATGAAGCAGATTCTAGCGATTTTTGACTTTTGTGAAACGATCGTGGATAGACAGAGTATATCGCCCTTTTTGGAGCTAGCACGCAAGGCAAATAGCGCGTATAGGTCGCCAAGCTCGTATAAACAGAGACTGCTGCGCAAAGGGGCTAGGATTCTCTATAAGGCTTTGCTTAGCGGGGATTCGGCTTTACTAAAGAAACATCGGCTATCGCCGAACGCTTCGCTTGTTTTGGGTAGTCATTCCGCAGATTTAGAATTGTCATCGCGAGCCGATGAACACCTTTTCCCGTCATCGCGAGCCGATGAAGTCGGCGTGGCGATCCATAAAGGCGCAAAAGTGGATTCTAGAAAAAAGTATTCTACTAGCGCGGAATGTGTGGATTGCCACGCCGCTGCTACCGCAGCGTCTCGCAATGACAGCAAAAATAGCCCTTGTGAAAAAGTGGATTCTAGTGATACTCCCATTTTTGCTTCCGCAAAAACTATGGATTGCCACGCCTTGCCTAGCGGCAAGGCTCGCAATGACAGAAATCTAAGCGGCTTGGCGCAGGATTCTAGGATTTTCAACAAAAACGCCCAAAATGTAGAAACGCCGCAGGCGGCAGGATTTGCGATTTTTAATAAAAACGCCACAACTCTAAGCGACTCCGCAAAGGATTCTAGGATTTTTGAAAGCCAAGCTCAAAATGTGTTTTGTAGCCAAGCTGCAGGCGGCAGGATTTGCGATGAGAAAGCAGGGTTGTGCAGTGGCGAGCAAGGAGATAAGACTAGAGGTCTATCGACGCCGCGAGCCACAAACTCCCTGCTTTATCGCGCAAAGCCAACGCCCAAACCAAAAAAGCTCAATCTGCTACACAAAGCCCTGATAATTCCTACTTATCCTGAGCTAGCTGGCTTGCCTCTCTCAACCGCCCTATCCCTAGCCCACTCCTACGCCCTAAGCCTACGCACTCATATCAATCAAAAAGTCCTAGATAGGCTGCTGTGGCACAAGGCGCAGGGGCATACCATAGTCGTGGTATCTGGAGGGCTTGGCATTTATATCCGCCCTTTTATGCAGCAATTTGGCATAGATACAATCCTAGCCGTCGAGCTAGAATCCACTTTTGATAAACAAGGGCAAGAGATCCTAAGCGGCAATAGATCAGGGCTACACACAATGCAAGAGCGCAAGCTCTATGCCCTAGATGATCGCCTAGACCTAGCGCAATACGACTTGCCAAACTCCTATGCCTATAGCGACTGCCCAAGTGATGTGCCGCTGCTCTCTCTAGTGGGCAAGCCCTGCGTGGTGCAGGGTAGTCAGGAGACGAGGTGGGCGAGAATCCTAGGCTATCCAATCTTAGTGCCTTAGTGTTGCTGGGGGATTCGGCTTTACTAAAGAAACATCGGCTAACGCCGACCGCTTCGCTTGTTTTGGGTAGTCATTCCCTAGATTTAGCAAATTTTGGGACAACCGCAGACCTCTAGTCTAGCTCTGCCCCAAAACAAGCGAAGCGCAGTTTCTTTAGAAAATTTGCTAAAAGCTACGAAAGCACTACCGCAATTCCTAGAATCCTTGGGGAAGACAAACAGGCTGAAAGTGAAAATCCGCAAAAGTGGATTACTAAAGAAACTTCGCTTCGCTTGTTTTGCCACGCGGATTTTCAATCCGCTCGCAATGACAAAAAAACAGCCCTTGTGAAAAATCAACTCAAACCCTAGAATCCACTTTTTTAAACAACGCACAAAAAACACAAAGCGTAGCTTCTTTAGAAAAAGTGGATTCTAGGAGCAATGCCCTTTTTCTATCATCGCGAGCCGTGTGCCATACCACCCTATCGTCATCGCGAGCGAGTGAAACGAGCGTGGCGATCCATAAAGGCGCAAAAGTGGATTCTAGAAAAAAGTATTCTGCTAGCGCAGAATGTGTGGATTACTAAAGAAACTTCGCTTCGCTTGTTTTGCCACGCCTTGCCTAGCGGCAAGGCTCGCAATGACAGAAAAATGGGCGTTTTCAAAAAAAATCGGCGTTGTATAAAAGCGGATTCTAGCCCAAACGATTCTAAGAATTGCGGTATTGCTTCGCTTGTTTTCTAAAGAAACCTGCTTCGGCTTCGCCTTGCACCGCTTCGCTTGTTTTCTAAAGAAACTTCGCTTCGCTTGTTTTGCGTGATTTTTGGGGTGGAAGTTACCTAAGCGGTAATGACTACTCCAAAAATCACGCAATCAGGTGAATGCTCACCCAAGGCTGAATCGCTCGCTTAAACTTCTGCCAAAAATGCCGAATATATAGGAACATTTATTGCTACAATTAAGGGCTAGAAAGGACACGCGATGAATATTACTTATTGTGATCGTTATGTGCAGATCGAGCTGCTTAAAGGCACGCGCCTGCTCGATAAAGCCCTAGAATACGCACAAAAACACTTCTCTAAGCATTATCGCCTATCTAGCTCTGTGCTGATTCTAGATGATGGCGAGCGGTTTAAGAAAGATTATTTAATCAATTGGGCTTATCACGCTACTTTGCAGAGCGAGCATAGCACCAAGCTTCTCCCACGCCAGCCCTTGCAAAAAGTGGATTCTAGTAGCCAGAGCGAGCCAGAGCCAAGCGAGCCTACCGAGCTAGAGCAGATCCTAAGCCACTCCCACTTGCCCATACGCATTAAAATCACTAGCCCCAATGATATGCTAAAGCGCGTCAAAGTCCATATCCACCTAGCTAGCCTTGATCAAGTGCTTTTGCGACTTGAAGAAGATGATCGCGTAGCACGCCGCTATATCCGCACGCTTTTTAGCGGTAAAATCATCTATGAAGTAGAAAATGAGTTTTGCATTAACGCCGCTGGGTATAGCGAGTCGATGTGGCAGAGTGTGATAGAGCTTATCAGCTCGCGCGTGATCCACAATGTCGCCCTAGAGTTTGAATACCAAAAGCCAGAAGAGGGCGAGGGCTTCCTAACGCGCGAAGAATACCTGCTGCGCAAGTGTTATAGCGAGCTAGATGTGGGATTTGATGAATCACTAGAAGCAGTCAAAAAGCAATACCTAAAGCTTGCTAAAATCTTCCACCCTGATAATGCCCTAGACAAAGATCCCCACACGCAAGAATACTACCAAGACCGCTTCAAAAAAATCTCCCACGCCTACAAGACTATCAAAAACGCCAAGATTCACAAACGCGCCACTGCCTAGCTTATGCTACAATCACGCCTACACGACTAGCCGTGTGAGA encodes the following:
- a CDS encoding sugar-transfer associated ATP-grasp domain-containing protein, with translation MLKPLAKSLYKRAKSAYHTHQAMKYFDQKTQNYLAIHKHLSPLPEPAKQEALAFWQPLLPKHRLRHTLSWHTIIYNSNRFCPSHPAYLDNAFYYLTLLPYLNTQGYAKALADKNYYDALFSTYNRPSTIARRINGSYYVLDSSKPKSSALESTPNPLRHKIISQADFIQLVRSSTPCVIKPTRASETGSGSNIRLLESTLDKDELESLLRHYPSDFIVQDKIAQAPFLSALNPTSINTIRIVSLLYEGSFSIVSATLLVGEDGLTSNGGHFRIGIDMDSGLLRDFIIRGKGEPIAALPNAKDLSYKSTPIPSFKELLAMTRDMHSLLPHFGLIGWDFTLDSTNKPLFIEINPDVPGCEIMEQLNEPMFKNHQEIITSAATHHAKY
- a CDS encoding histidinol-phosphate transaminase; amino-acid sequence: MQPNIFIQTLKPYIPIAHKIWEIPNHKDILKLDWNESTLPPSPQVLLALHKALENDHLHWYPNTKNDTLLQLLSTYTKLPSSCIETFASSDCAHEFILQVFAMAGDRVCIIAPTYDNFRSSAQGRGLQSVFFHTNSGNIEWEKLDTFLESNAPQMLYICNPNNPTGTLHDTNALTKLIQKYADIMFIVDEAYYEFCGISLAHIVPHTPNLIITRTFSKAFGLASLRIGYVLSTAQNITALNRLRNAKNIPHLSQIGAIAALENIAYMQDYVKEVKQGRQYFLQVLGEMRDLYVYTTEANFVFLRYDKAENLCEFLESKHIFIRNYAHILPSHCRISIGTKAQMQKVAHYMQDFITQN
- a CDS encoding HAD-IB family hydrolase, coding for MKQILAIFDFCETIVDRQSISPFLELARKANSAYRSPSSYKQRLLRKGARILYKALLSGDSALLKKHRLSPNASLVLGSHSADLELSSRADEHLFPSSRADEVGVAIHKGAKVDSRKKYSTSAECVDCHAAATAASRNDSKNSPCEKVDSSDTPIFASAKTMDCHALPSGKARNDRNLSGLAQDSRIFNKNAQNVETPQAAGFAIFNKNATTLSDSAKDSRIFESQAQNVFCSQAAGGRICDEKAGLCSGEQGDKTRGLSTPRATNSLLYRAKPTPKPKKLNLLHKALIIPTYPELAGLPLSTALSLAHSYALSLRTHINQKVLDRLLWHKAQGHTIVVVSGGLGIYIRPFMQQFGIDTILAVELESTFDKQGQEILSGNRSGLHTMQERKLYALDDRLDLAQYDLPNSYAYSDCPSDVPLLSLVGKPCVVQGSQETRWARILGYPILVP
- a CDS encoding J domain-containing protein; this translates as MNITYCDRYVQIELLKGTRLLDKALEYAQKHFSKHYRLSSSVLILDDGERFKKDYLINWAYHATLQSEHSTKLLPRQPLQKVDSSSQSEPEPSEPTELEQILSHSHLPIRIKITSPNDMLKRVKVHIHLASLDQVLLRLEEDDRVARRYIRTLFSGKIIYEVENEFCINAAGYSESMWQSVIELISSRVIHNVALEFEYQKPEEGEGFLTREEYLLRKCYSELDVGFDESLEAVKKQYLKLAKIFHPDNALDKDPHTQEYYQDRFKKISHAYKTIKNAKIHKRATA